The Deltaproteobacteria bacterium genomic interval GACGAAGAGGAGGAAGCTGGTCCCGCACCGCGGGTGGAGGCGGGAGTGCCCCGCCACCGACTCCGGCGCAAGCTCCTCCTTCGCCTCGTACGCGCGGATGACCTTGTGCTCCGCCCCGTGGTACTGGAAGATCCGGCGGATGTCCTTCATCAGGGTGATCCCGCCGATGTAGAGGACGAAGACCAGCACCCGGATCGCGCCGTCGGCGAGGTTGAAGGCGAGGGACCCTTTCAGGGCGGGGATGCCGCCGGACAGCAGGTGCGTCGCGTAGAGGGGCAGGAGGAAGAAGAGGCCGATCGCGAGGACCAGCGCCGTCGCCATCGCGCCGGCCATGGCCCACCCGCCGCCCGATCCCGCTTCCGGGGACTTGTCGGGCCCGGCGTCGGCCATCGCCTCGTCGGCGGAATACTGGAGCGCCCGGTACCCGATGGCGAGCATCACCCCCATCGTCACCACGCCGCGCAGAAGCGGCACTTTCGCGATCCGCTTCCGGGCCGGGGACTCCGAAAGGGGAAAGTCGCGCACCCGGATCTCCCCGCTGGCCTTCCGTACCGCGACCGAGTACAGCAGGGGGCCCTTCATCATCACCCCCTCGATCACCGCCTGGCCGCCGAGGACGATCTCCTTGGGCTCCGCGGACGTCACGCCCCCGCCCCTTTCCCGAGGGCCGCGATCTCGCGGCGGACCTCCGCGGGCTTCCCGCACGACATCTTCCCTTCCGGGCACCGTCCGCGGACGCACCCCGGCCCGGCGCCGTCGAACAGGAGCGGCGCCTCGTTCTTCGCGATGGCGAGCATCCGGAGCGCCATCTCCCGGATCTCCCACTGCGCCCGGCGGCACGTCCGCAGGGCGAAGAAGTGGTGGAGCTCCCGGGCGTTCATCGTGATGAGGATCTTGGTCTCCGTGGCGTTGGGGAGGATGAAGCGCGCGTCCTCCGCCGGGATCCCCGCCTTCATCATCTTCCCGTAGAGCGCCGAGCAGGCGGCCACGTGCCGGTCGTACTCCTTGCGCATCGCGGGAGACGACGCCACCGTCGGCGGCGTCACGTACCCGAAATCGGCGGCG includes:
- the thyX gene encoding FAD-dependent thymidylate synthase encodes the protein AADFGYVTPPTVASSPAMRKEYDRHVAACSALYGKMMKAGIPAEDARFILPNATETKILITMNARELHHFFALRTCRRAQWEIREMALRMLAIAKNEAPLLFDGAGPGCVRGRCPEGKMSCGKPAEVRREIAALGKGAGA
- a CDS encoding DUF1385 domain-containing protein: MMKGPLLYSVAVRKASGEIRVRDFPLSESPARKRIAKVPLLRGVVTMGVMLAIGYRALQYSADEAMADAGPDKSPEAGSGGGWAMAGAMATALVLAIGLFFLLPLYATHLLSGGIPALKGSLAFNLADGAIRVLVFVLYIGGITLMKDIRRIFQYHGAEHKVIRAYEAKEELAPESVAGHSRLHPRCGTSFLLFVMVISILVFSFIPKDSSLAVKALLRIPLIPAIAGISYEVLRISARKMDSSLFRALVAPGLWLQRLTTREPDLAQIEVAIASFRRVSGDPAVEGALAG